A window of the Molothrus ater isolate BHLD 08-10-18 breed brown headed cowbird unplaced genomic scaffold, BPBGC_Mater_1.1 matUn_MA696, whole genome shotgun sequence genome harbors these coding sequences:
- the SNRPD2 gene encoding small nuclear ribonucleoprotein Sm D2, translated as MSLLNKPKSEMTPEELQKREEEEFNTGPLSVLTQSVKNNTQVLINCRNNKKLLGRVKAFDRHCNMVLENVKEMWTEVPKSGKGKKKSKPVNKDRYISKMFLRGDSVIVVLRNPLIAGK; from the exons AT gaGCCTGCTGAACAAGCCCAAGAGCGAGATGACGCCCGAGGAGCTGCAGAAGCGCGAGGAGGAGGAGTTCAACACGGGCCCGCTGTCGGTGCTGACGCAGAGCGTCAAGAACAACACCCAGGTGCTCATCAACTGCCGCAACAACAAGAAGCTGCTGGGCCGCGTCAAAGCCTTCGACAG gcaCTGTAACATGGTGCTGGAGAACGTCAAGGAGATGTGGACGGAGGTGCCCAAGAGCGGCAAAGGCAAGAAGAAGTCCAAGCCCGTCAACAAGGACCGCTACATCTCCAAGATGTTCCTGCGCGGGGACTCCGTCATCGTGGTGCTCCGCAACCCCCTCATCGCTGGCAAATAG